One genomic window of Quercus lobata isolate SW786 chromosome 9, ValleyOak3.0 Primary Assembly, whole genome shotgun sequence includes the following:
- the LOC115959269 gene encoding TMV resistance protein N-like isoform X4: MASMKCKRESSPSPSSSSTRECKYEVFLSFRGEDTRNNFTDHLYAALNRMGIITFRDEEELERGKSISKLFEAIEESQIAIIIFSKSYASSKWCLDELAKINKCREEMRLEVFPIFYDVDPSDVRKQIGNFEQTFIDHQKCEDNIKKVETWRTALKEVANISGWHLQNRHESEFIQHVVKEMMKKLSSKSSGITRNFIGMDSTLKEFIPLYLGFENNVRMTGIYGMGGLGKTTLARAVYDEYRSHFEGSSFIANVREDSKTHGLRKLQKQLLADILEDKNIHVNNVYDGVDTIKKRLCRIKVLIVIDDVDHLDQLEKLAGGHDWFGLGSWIIITTRDEHVLIQHEVLNRYNSNGLKDDDALKLFCLKAFKNEKPKEGYMQLSLEVVKYANGLPLALVTLGSFLVGRTIDEWQSALPSFKKTKGEIFHILKLSYDGLEEMWKEIFLDIACFFRHWNKNEVIHILENCGFNARIGISVLMEKSLLSMDYNEDLGMHDLLQEMGEKIVRFESKGKLGMQSRLWLNNDLLNVLKDNMATNAIEAIVVRYKKVDFKFEEFLEVLSKMSNLRLMIINQTDILRFPIDHRHLDVPTTLRHLLWDYCPLKCLSCSSQPMELVHLELQRSYLEYLWQGVMLSFKLKFIDLSSSFYLIRTPDFSGVPILEKLNLSNCPRLVEIHPSIGKLSKLRYLHLKYCKSLTDLPSMSAKMQSLTVLDLHHCSKINSFPKFTGIMKSLSELNLGGTGIKKVEPSSIECLIALTKLDLSSCNDLKCLPRNMHNLRSLEKLGLFFCTKLKSLPRLPSTVRVIKALGCDSLKWSLALVKLRSWSQPLCQRCPYDKKSIPREFKILFHFLQLVMMMMMMMNFKDFAKKMTLMSYLYFDWC; this comes from the exons ATGG CTTCAATGAAGTGTAAAAGAGAGTCATCGCCatcaccatcttcttcttcaacacGTGAATGCAAATATGAAGTATTTCTAAGTTTCAGGGGTGAGGATACCCGCAATAATTTTACCGACCATCTATATGCTGCTTTGAATCGAATGGGCATTATTACTTTTAGGGATGAAGAAGAACTCGAGAGAGGAAAGTCTATTTCTAAGCTCTTCGAAGCAATCGAAGAATCACAGATTGCTATCATCATTTTCTCAAAAAGCTATGCATCTTCTAAGTGGTGCTTGGATGAGCTTGCCAAGATTAACAAATGTAGGGAGGAAATGAGGCTGGaagtttttccaattttttatgaTGTGGACCCATCTGATGTACGAAAACAAATAGGAAATTTTGAACAAACCTTTATTGATCATCAAAAATGCGAGGATAACATAAAGAAGGTGGAAACATGGAGAACTGCTTTAAAAGAAGTGGCTAATATCTCTGGATGGCATCTACAAAATAG GCATGAGTCCGAATTTATCCAACACGTTGTGAAAGAGATGATGAAGAAATTAAGTTCTAAATCCTCAGGCATTACTAGAAACTTCATAGGAATGGACTCTACTCTGAAGGAATTTATCCCTTTGTATTTAGGTTTTGAGAATAATGTTCGCATGACAGGGATTTATGGTATGGGGGGTTTGGGGAAGACAACTCTTGCTAGAGCTGTTTATGATGAATATCGTAGTCATTTTGAAGGTTCTAGCTTTATTGCTAATGTTAGGGAAGATTCAAAAACACACGGTTTGCGTAAATTACAAAAGCAGCTTCTTGCAGACATTTTGGAGGACAAAAATATACATGTAAATAATGTTTATGATGGAGTTGACACGATCAAGAAAAGGTTATGTCGTATAAAAGTTCTAATTGTTATAGATGATGTTGACCATTTGGATCAATTAGAAAAATTGGCTGGAGGGCATGACTGGTTTGGATTGGGGAGTTGGATCATTATAACAACTAGAGATGAACATGTGTTAATCCAACATGAAGTGCTTAACAGATATAATTCCAATGGATTAAAAGATGACGATgctttaaaacttttttgtttgaaagccTTCAAAAATGAGAAACCCAAAGAAGGTTATATGCAACTCTCCTTGGAAGTTGTGAAATATGCTAATGGCCTTCCATTAGCTCTTGTTACTTTGGGTTCCTTTTTGGTTGGAAGAACAATAGATGAATGGCAAAGTGCATTGCctagttttaaaaaaactaaaggaGAAATATTTCATATACTTAAACTAAGTTACGATGGTCTAGAGGAAATGTGGAAGGAGATATTCTtagatattgcatgtttctttaGACATTGGAACAAAAATGAAGTAATACATATATTAGAGAATTGTGGTTTTAATGCAAGAATTGGTATAAGTGTTCTCATGGAAAAATCTCTCCTATCCATGGACTACAACGAAGATTTGGGGATGCATGATCTACTACAAGAAATGGGTGAAAAAATTGTTCGTTTTGAATCAAAGGGAAAGCTTGGAATGCAGAGTAGGTTGTGGCTTAATAATGACTTGCTTAATGTATTGAAGGACAATATG GCAACAAATGCAATTGAAGCCATAGTCGTTCGTTACAAGAAAGtggatttcaaatttgaagaatTTCTTGAAGTGTTATCAAAGATGTCTAATCTTAGATTGATGATAATTAATCAGACGGACATCTTACGTTTTCCTATTGATCATAGACATCTAGATGTTCCTACTACGCTAAGACATCTTTTATGGGACTACTGTCCTTTAAAATGTTTGTCATGCAGTTCCCAACCAATGGAGCTTGTTCATCTTGAATTGCAGCGCAGCTATTTGGAATATCTTTGGCAAGGAGTAATg cTTTCATTCAAGTTAAAGTTCATTGATCTTAGTAGTTCCTTCTACCTTATTAGGACACCTGACTTTTCAGGTGTTCCGATACTTGAGAAACTAAACCTTTCTAATTGCCCTCGATTGGTTGAGATCCACCCATCTATTGGAAAACTCAGCAAGCTTAGGTATTTACATCTGAAATACTGCAAATCTCTTACCGATCTTCCCAGCATGTCTGCTAAAATGCAATCCCTTACGGTTCTTGACCTTCATCACTGCTCAAAAATCAATTCATTTCCGAAATTTACTGGAATTATGAAAAGCCTATCAGAACTCAATTTGGGTGGGACTGGTATTAAGAAAGTAGAACCCTCATCAATCGAGTGTTTGATTGCCCTTACAAAATTAGATCTAAGTTCCTGCAATGATCTCAAATGTCTTCCTAGAAATATGCATAATTTGAGGTCACTTGAAAAACTCGGCCTTTTCTTTTGCACAAAACTAAAATCTTTGCCAAGGCTTCCATCAACCGTAAGAGTTATAAAAGCTCTAGGTTGTGATTCTCTAAAATGGTCACTAGCGCTGGTCAAACTGCGTAGCTGGTCACAACCTCTCTGCCAGCGGTGTCCGTATGATAAGAAAAGTATTCCAAGGGAATTTAAAATATTGTTCCATTTCCTACAG ttggtgatgatgatgatgatgatgatgaactTTAAGGATTTTGCTAAG AAGATGACACTTATGTCTTACTTGTACTTCGACTGGTGCTAA
- the LOC115959269 gene encoding TMV resistance protein N-like isoform X7, which produces MASMKCKRESSPSPSSSSTRECKYEVFLSFRGEDTRNNFTDHLYAALNRMGIITFRDEEELERGKSISKLFEAIEESQIAIIIFSKSYASSKWCLDELAKINKCREEMRLEVFPIFYDVDPSDVRKQIGNFEQTFIDHQKCEDNIKKVETWRTALKEVANISGWHLQNRHESEFIQHVVKEMMKKLSSKSSGITRNFIGMDSTLKEFIPLYLGFENNVRMTGIYGMGGLGKTTLARAVYDEYRSHFEGSSFIANVREDSKTHGLRKLQKQLLADILEDKNIHVNNVYDGVDTIKKRLCRIKVLIVIDDVDHLDQLEKLAGGHDWFGLGSWIIITTRDEHVLIQHEVLNRYNSNGLKDDDALKLFCLKAFKNEKPKEGYMQLSLEVVKYANGLPLALVTLGSFLVGRTIDEWQSALPSFKKTKGEIFHILKLSYDGLEEMWKEIFLDIACFFRHWNKNEVIHILENCGFNARIGISVLMEKSLLSMDYNEDLGMHDLLQEMGEKIVRFESKGKLGMQSRLWLNNDLLNVLKDNMATNAIEAIVVRYKKVDFKFEEFLEVLSKMSNLRLMIINQTDILRFPIDHRHLDVPTTLRHLLWDYCPLKCLSCSSQPMELVHLELQRSYLEYLWQGVMDGTIYGTSSKREKEGSRTKFLVIIPSFFIQKVRNSINIELPSNWYNSKWIGFALWATCMIGCEYDIRARVIALGDMPQNYWAFELFTTLIRLENSICLLYLSSDEWFAIVGNGKCCQIKVIFETNRSTIGIDVSDCGFSSLYKQDVDEFNQTSAQCLIESFGEEVPIYKLTVGDDDDDDDEL; this is translated from the exons ATGG CTTCAATGAAGTGTAAAAGAGAGTCATCGCCatcaccatcttcttcttcaacacGTGAATGCAAATATGAAGTATTTCTAAGTTTCAGGGGTGAGGATACCCGCAATAATTTTACCGACCATCTATATGCTGCTTTGAATCGAATGGGCATTATTACTTTTAGGGATGAAGAAGAACTCGAGAGAGGAAAGTCTATTTCTAAGCTCTTCGAAGCAATCGAAGAATCACAGATTGCTATCATCATTTTCTCAAAAAGCTATGCATCTTCTAAGTGGTGCTTGGATGAGCTTGCCAAGATTAACAAATGTAGGGAGGAAATGAGGCTGGaagtttttccaattttttatgaTGTGGACCCATCTGATGTACGAAAACAAATAGGAAATTTTGAACAAACCTTTATTGATCATCAAAAATGCGAGGATAACATAAAGAAGGTGGAAACATGGAGAACTGCTTTAAAAGAAGTGGCTAATATCTCTGGATGGCATCTACAAAATAG GCATGAGTCCGAATTTATCCAACACGTTGTGAAAGAGATGATGAAGAAATTAAGTTCTAAATCCTCAGGCATTACTAGAAACTTCATAGGAATGGACTCTACTCTGAAGGAATTTATCCCTTTGTATTTAGGTTTTGAGAATAATGTTCGCATGACAGGGATTTATGGTATGGGGGGTTTGGGGAAGACAACTCTTGCTAGAGCTGTTTATGATGAATATCGTAGTCATTTTGAAGGTTCTAGCTTTATTGCTAATGTTAGGGAAGATTCAAAAACACACGGTTTGCGTAAATTACAAAAGCAGCTTCTTGCAGACATTTTGGAGGACAAAAATATACATGTAAATAATGTTTATGATGGAGTTGACACGATCAAGAAAAGGTTATGTCGTATAAAAGTTCTAATTGTTATAGATGATGTTGACCATTTGGATCAATTAGAAAAATTGGCTGGAGGGCATGACTGGTTTGGATTGGGGAGTTGGATCATTATAACAACTAGAGATGAACATGTGTTAATCCAACATGAAGTGCTTAACAGATATAATTCCAATGGATTAAAAGATGACGATgctttaaaacttttttgtttgaaagccTTCAAAAATGAGAAACCCAAAGAAGGTTATATGCAACTCTCCTTGGAAGTTGTGAAATATGCTAATGGCCTTCCATTAGCTCTTGTTACTTTGGGTTCCTTTTTGGTTGGAAGAACAATAGATGAATGGCAAAGTGCATTGCctagttttaaaaaaactaaaggaGAAATATTTCATATACTTAAACTAAGTTACGATGGTCTAGAGGAAATGTGGAAGGAGATATTCTtagatattgcatgtttctttaGACATTGGAACAAAAATGAAGTAATACATATATTAGAGAATTGTGGTTTTAATGCAAGAATTGGTATAAGTGTTCTCATGGAAAAATCTCTCCTATCCATGGACTACAACGAAGATTTGGGGATGCATGATCTACTACAAGAAATGGGTGAAAAAATTGTTCGTTTTGAATCAAAGGGAAAGCTTGGAATGCAGAGTAGGTTGTGGCTTAATAATGACTTGCTTAATGTATTGAAGGACAATATG GCAACAAATGCAATTGAAGCCATAGTCGTTCGTTACAAGAAAGtggatttcaaatttgaagaatTTCTTGAAGTGTTATCAAAGATGTCTAATCTTAGATTGATGATAATTAATCAGACGGACATCTTACGTTTTCCTATTGATCATAGACATCTAGATGTTCCTACTACGCTAAGACATCTTTTATGGGACTACTGTCCTTTAAAATGTTTGTCATGCAGTTCCCAACCAATGGAGCTTGTTCATCTTGAATTGCAGCGCAGCTATTTGGAATATCTTTGGCAAGGAGTAATg GATGGAACCATTTATGGAACTTCTTCAAAAAGGGAAAAGGAGGGATCAAGAACTAAATTTCTTGTAATTATTCCgtcattttttattcaaaaagtgAGGAATTCAATAAACATAGAGCTGCCTTCAAATTGGTATAATAGTAAATGGATAGGATTCGCTCTCTGGGCAACATGTATGATAGGGTGTGAATATGATATTAGAGCTCGTGTGATAGCCCTTGGTGATATGCCTCAAAATTACTGGGCCTTTGAACTTTTTACTACCTTGATACGTCTTGAAAACAGTATTTGCCTATTGTATTTGTCTAGTGATGAGTGGTTTGCTATTGTTGGGAATGGTAAATGCTGTCAGATTAAGGTTATATTTGAGACCAATCGAAGTACCATTGGCATTGATGTGTCTGATTGTGGGTTTAGTTCGTTATACAAGCAAGATGTGGATGAGTTCAACCAAACAAGTGCACAATGTTTGATTGAGAGCTTTGGGGAAGAAGTACCCATCTATAAATTAACTG ttggtgatgatgatgatgatgatgatgaactTTAA
- the LOC115959269 gene encoding TMV resistance protein N-like isoform X2, with product MASMKCKRESSPSPSSSSTRECKYEVFLSFRGEDTRNNFTDHLYAALNRMGIITFRDEEELERGKSISKLFEAIEESQIAIIIFSKSYASSKWCLDELAKINKCREEMRLEVFPIFYDVDPSDVRKQIGNFEQTFIDHQKCEDNIKKVETWRTALKEVANISGWHLQNRHESEFIQHVVKEMMKKLSSKSSGITRNFIGMDSTLKEFIPLYLGFENNVRMTGIYGMGGLGKTTLARAVYDEYRSHFEGSSFIANVREDSKTHGLRKLQKQLLADILEDKNIHVNNVYDGVDTIKKRLCRIKVLIVIDDVDHLDQLEKLAGGHDWFGLGSWIIITTRDEHVLIQHEVLNRYNSNGLKDDDALKLFCLKAFKNEKPKEGYMQLSLEVVKYANGLPLALVTLGSFLVGRTIDEWQSALPSFKKTKGEIFHILKLSYDGLEEMWKEIFLDIACFFRHWNKNEVIHILENCGFNARIGISVLMEKSLLSMDYNEDLGMHDLLQEMGEKIVRFESKGKLGMQSRLWLNNDLLNVLKDNMATNAIEAIVVRYKKVDFKFEEFLEVLSKMSNLRLMIINQTDILRFPIDHRHLDVPTTLRHLLWDYCPLKCLSCSSQPMELVHLELQRSYLEYLWQGVMLSFKLKFIDLSSSFYLIRTPDFSGVPILEKLNLSNCPRLVEIHPSIGKLSKLRYLHLKYCKSLTDLPSMSAKMQSLTVLDLHHCSKINSFPKFTGIMKSLSELNLGGTGIKKVEPSSIECLIALTKLDLSSCNDLKCLPRNMHNLRSLEKLGLFFCTKLKSLPRLPSTVRVIKALGCDSLKWSLALVKLRSWSQPLCQRCPYDKKSIPREFKILFHFLQDGTIYGTSSKREKEGSRTKFLVIIPSFFIQKVRNSINIELPSNWYNSKWIGFALWATCMIGCEYDIRARVIALGDMPQNYWAFELFTTLIRLENSICLLYLSSDEWFAIVGNGKCCQIKVIFETNRSTIGIDVSDCGFSSLYKQDVDEFNQTSAQCLIESFGEEVPIYKLTVGDDDDDDDEL from the exons ATGG CTTCAATGAAGTGTAAAAGAGAGTCATCGCCatcaccatcttcttcttcaacacGTGAATGCAAATATGAAGTATTTCTAAGTTTCAGGGGTGAGGATACCCGCAATAATTTTACCGACCATCTATATGCTGCTTTGAATCGAATGGGCATTATTACTTTTAGGGATGAAGAAGAACTCGAGAGAGGAAAGTCTATTTCTAAGCTCTTCGAAGCAATCGAAGAATCACAGATTGCTATCATCATTTTCTCAAAAAGCTATGCATCTTCTAAGTGGTGCTTGGATGAGCTTGCCAAGATTAACAAATGTAGGGAGGAAATGAGGCTGGaagtttttccaattttttatgaTGTGGACCCATCTGATGTACGAAAACAAATAGGAAATTTTGAACAAACCTTTATTGATCATCAAAAATGCGAGGATAACATAAAGAAGGTGGAAACATGGAGAACTGCTTTAAAAGAAGTGGCTAATATCTCTGGATGGCATCTACAAAATAG GCATGAGTCCGAATTTATCCAACACGTTGTGAAAGAGATGATGAAGAAATTAAGTTCTAAATCCTCAGGCATTACTAGAAACTTCATAGGAATGGACTCTACTCTGAAGGAATTTATCCCTTTGTATTTAGGTTTTGAGAATAATGTTCGCATGACAGGGATTTATGGTATGGGGGGTTTGGGGAAGACAACTCTTGCTAGAGCTGTTTATGATGAATATCGTAGTCATTTTGAAGGTTCTAGCTTTATTGCTAATGTTAGGGAAGATTCAAAAACACACGGTTTGCGTAAATTACAAAAGCAGCTTCTTGCAGACATTTTGGAGGACAAAAATATACATGTAAATAATGTTTATGATGGAGTTGACACGATCAAGAAAAGGTTATGTCGTATAAAAGTTCTAATTGTTATAGATGATGTTGACCATTTGGATCAATTAGAAAAATTGGCTGGAGGGCATGACTGGTTTGGATTGGGGAGTTGGATCATTATAACAACTAGAGATGAACATGTGTTAATCCAACATGAAGTGCTTAACAGATATAATTCCAATGGATTAAAAGATGACGATgctttaaaacttttttgtttgaaagccTTCAAAAATGAGAAACCCAAAGAAGGTTATATGCAACTCTCCTTGGAAGTTGTGAAATATGCTAATGGCCTTCCATTAGCTCTTGTTACTTTGGGTTCCTTTTTGGTTGGAAGAACAATAGATGAATGGCAAAGTGCATTGCctagttttaaaaaaactaaaggaGAAATATTTCATATACTTAAACTAAGTTACGATGGTCTAGAGGAAATGTGGAAGGAGATATTCTtagatattgcatgtttctttaGACATTGGAACAAAAATGAAGTAATACATATATTAGAGAATTGTGGTTTTAATGCAAGAATTGGTATAAGTGTTCTCATGGAAAAATCTCTCCTATCCATGGACTACAACGAAGATTTGGGGATGCATGATCTACTACAAGAAATGGGTGAAAAAATTGTTCGTTTTGAATCAAAGGGAAAGCTTGGAATGCAGAGTAGGTTGTGGCTTAATAATGACTTGCTTAATGTATTGAAGGACAATATG GCAACAAATGCAATTGAAGCCATAGTCGTTCGTTACAAGAAAGtggatttcaaatttgaagaatTTCTTGAAGTGTTATCAAAGATGTCTAATCTTAGATTGATGATAATTAATCAGACGGACATCTTACGTTTTCCTATTGATCATAGACATCTAGATGTTCCTACTACGCTAAGACATCTTTTATGGGACTACTGTCCTTTAAAATGTTTGTCATGCAGTTCCCAACCAATGGAGCTTGTTCATCTTGAATTGCAGCGCAGCTATTTGGAATATCTTTGGCAAGGAGTAATg cTTTCATTCAAGTTAAAGTTCATTGATCTTAGTAGTTCCTTCTACCTTATTAGGACACCTGACTTTTCAGGTGTTCCGATACTTGAGAAACTAAACCTTTCTAATTGCCCTCGATTGGTTGAGATCCACCCATCTATTGGAAAACTCAGCAAGCTTAGGTATTTACATCTGAAATACTGCAAATCTCTTACCGATCTTCCCAGCATGTCTGCTAAAATGCAATCCCTTACGGTTCTTGACCTTCATCACTGCTCAAAAATCAATTCATTTCCGAAATTTACTGGAATTATGAAAAGCCTATCAGAACTCAATTTGGGTGGGACTGGTATTAAGAAAGTAGAACCCTCATCAATCGAGTGTTTGATTGCCCTTACAAAATTAGATCTAAGTTCCTGCAATGATCTCAAATGTCTTCCTAGAAATATGCATAATTTGAGGTCACTTGAAAAACTCGGCCTTTTCTTTTGCACAAAACTAAAATCTTTGCCAAGGCTTCCATCAACCGTAAGAGTTATAAAAGCTCTAGGTTGTGATTCTCTAAAATGGTCACTAGCGCTGGTCAAACTGCGTAGCTGGTCACAACCTCTCTGCCAGCGGTGTCCGTATGATAAGAAAAGTATTCCAAGGGAATTTAAAATATTGTTCCATTTCCTACAG GATGGAACCATTTATGGAACTTCTTCAAAAAGGGAAAAGGAGGGATCAAGAACTAAATTTCTTGTAATTATTCCgtcattttttattcaaaaagtgAGGAATTCAATAAACATAGAGCTGCCTTCAAATTGGTATAATAGTAAATGGATAGGATTCGCTCTCTGGGCAACATGTATGATAGGGTGTGAATATGATATTAGAGCTCGTGTGATAGCCCTTGGTGATATGCCTCAAAATTACTGGGCCTTTGAACTTTTTACTACCTTGATACGTCTTGAAAACAGTATTTGCCTATTGTATTTGTCTAGTGATGAGTGGTTTGCTATTGTTGGGAATGGTAAATGCTGTCAGATTAAGGTTATATTTGAGACCAATCGAAGTACCATTGGCATTGATGTGTCTGATTGTGGGTTTAGTTCGTTATACAAGCAAGATGTGGATGAGTTCAACCAAACAAGTGCACAATGTTTGATTGAGAGCTTTGGGGAAGAAGTACCCATCTATAAATTAACTG ttggtgatgatgatgatgatgatgatgaactTTAA
- the LOC115959269 gene encoding TMV resistance protein N-like isoform X3, with protein sequence MASMKCKRESSPSPSSSSTRECKYEVFLSFRGEDTRNNFTDHLYAALNRMGIITFRDEEELERGKSISKLFEAIEESQIAIIIFSKSYASSKWCLDELAKINKCREEMRLEVFPIFYDVDPSDVRKQIGNFEQTFIDHQKCEDNIKKVETWRTALKEVANISGWHLQNRHESEFIQHVVKEMMKKLSSKSSGITRNFIGMDSTLKEFIPLYLGFENNVRMTGIYGMGGLGKTTLARAVYDEYRSHFEGSSFIANVREDSKTHGLRKLQKQLLADILEDKNIHVNNVYDGVDTIKKRLCRIKVLIVIDDVDHLDQLEKLAGGHDWFGLGSWIIITTRDEHVLIQHEVLNRYNSNGLKDDDALKLFCLKAFKNEKPKEGYMQLSLEVVKYANGLPLALVTLGSFLVGRTIDEWQSALPSFKKTKGEIFHILKLSYDGLEEMWKEIFLDIACFFRHWNKNEVIHILENCGFNARIGISVLMEKSLLSMDYNEDLGMHDLLQEMGEKIVRFESKGKLGMQSRLWLNNDLLNVLKDNMATNAIEAIVVRYKKVDFKFEEFLEVLSKMSNLRLMIINQTDILRFPIDHRHLDVPTTLRHLLWDYCPLKCLSCSSQPMELVHLELQRSYLEYLWQGVMLSFKLKFIDLSSSFYLIRTPDFSGVPILEKLNLSNCPRLVEIHPSIGKLSKLRYLHLKYCKSLTDLPSMSAKMQSLTVLDLHHCSKINSFPKFTGIMKSLSELNLGGTGIKKVEPSSIECLIALTKLDLSSCNDLKCLPRNMHNLRSLEKLGLFFCTKLKSLPRLPSTVRVIKALGCDSLKWSLALVKLRSWSQPLCQRCPYDKKSIPREFKILFHFLQLVMMMMMMMNFKDFAKVDGSALLWHPICNCSSIMIIFIFTLCNARKNKRNFHHKFLKCQK encoded by the exons ATGG CTTCAATGAAGTGTAAAAGAGAGTCATCGCCatcaccatcttcttcttcaacacGTGAATGCAAATATGAAGTATTTCTAAGTTTCAGGGGTGAGGATACCCGCAATAATTTTACCGACCATCTATATGCTGCTTTGAATCGAATGGGCATTATTACTTTTAGGGATGAAGAAGAACTCGAGAGAGGAAAGTCTATTTCTAAGCTCTTCGAAGCAATCGAAGAATCACAGATTGCTATCATCATTTTCTCAAAAAGCTATGCATCTTCTAAGTGGTGCTTGGATGAGCTTGCCAAGATTAACAAATGTAGGGAGGAAATGAGGCTGGaagtttttccaattttttatgaTGTGGACCCATCTGATGTACGAAAACAAATAGGAAATTTTGAACAAACCTTTATTGATCATCAAAAATGCGAGGATAACATAAAGAAGGTGGAAACATGGAGAACTGCTTTAAAAGAAGTGGCTAATATCTCTGGATGGCATCTACAAAATAG GCATGAGTCCGAATTTATCCAACACGTTGTGAAAGAGATGATGAAGAAATTAAGTTCTAAATCCTCAGGCATTACTAGAAACTTCATAGGAATGGACTCTACTCTGAAGGAATTTATCCCTTTGTATTTAGGTTTTGAGAATAATGTTCGCATGACAGGGATTTATGGTATGGGGGGTTTGGGGAAGACAACTCTTGCTAGAGCTGTTTATGATGAATATCGTAGTCATTTTGAAGGTTCTAGCTTTATTGCTAATGTTAGGGAAGATTCAAAAACACACGGTTTGCGTAAATTACAAAAGCAGCTTCTTGCAGACATTTTGGAGGACAAAAATATACATGTAAATAATGTTTATGATGGAGTTGACACGATCAAGAAAAGGTTATGTCGTATAAAAGTTCTAATTGTTATAGATGATGTTGACCATTTGGATCAATTAGAAAAATTGGCTGGAGGGCATGACTGGTTTGGATTGGGGAGTTGGATCATTATAACAACTAGAGATGAACATGTGTTAATCCAACATGAAGTGCTTAACAGATATAATTCCAATGGATTAAAAGATGACGATgctttaaaacttttttgtttgaaagccTTCAAAAATGAGAAACCCAAAGAAGGTTATATGCAACTCTCCTTGGAAGTTGTGAAATATGCTAATGGCCTTCCATTAGCTCTTGTTACTTTGGGTTCCTTTTTGGTTGGAAGAACAATAGATGAATGGCAAAGTGCATTGCctagttttaaaaaaactaaaggaGAAATATTTCATATACTTAAACTAAGTTACGATGGTCTAGAGGAAATGTGGAAGGAGATATTCTtagatattgcatgtttctttaGACATTGGAACAAAAATGAAGTAATACATATATTAGAGAATTGTGGTTTTAATGCAAGAATTGGTATAAGTGTTCTCATGGAAAAATCTCTCCTATCCATGGACTACAACGAAGATTTGGGGATGCATGATCTACTACAAGAAATGGGTGAAAAAATTGTTCGTTTTGAATCAAAGGGAAAGCTTGGAATGCAGAGTAGGTTGTGGCTTAATAATGACTTGCTTAATGTATTGAAGGACAATATG GCAACAAATGCAATTGAAGCCATAGTCGTTCGTTACAAGAAAGtggatttcaaatttgaagaatTTCTTGAAGTGTTATCAAAGATGTCTAATCTTAGATTGATGATAATTAATCAGACGGACATCTTACGTTTTCCTATTGATCATAGACATCTAGATGTTCCTACTACGCTAAGACATCTTTTATGGGACTACTGTCCTTTAAAATGTTTGTCATGCAGTTCCCAACCAATGGAGCTTGTTCATCTTGAATTGCAGCGCAGCTATTTGGAATATCTTTGGCAAGGAGTAATg cTTTCATTCAAGTTAAAGTTCATTGATCTTAGTAGTTCCTTCTACCTTATTAGGACACCTGACTTTTCAGGTGTTCCGATACTTGAGAAACTAAACCTTTCTAATTGCCCTCGATTGGTTGAGATCCACCCATCTATTGGAAAACTCAGCAAGCTTAGGTATTTACATCTGAAATACTGCAAATCTCTTACCGATCTTCCCAGCATGTCTGCTAAAATGCAATCCCTTACGGTTCTTGACCTTCATCACTGCTCAAAAATCAATTCATTTCCGAAATTTACTGGAATTATGAAAAGCCTATCAGAACTCAATTTGGGTGGGACTGGTATTAAGAAAGTAGAACCCTCATCAATCGAGTGTTTGATTGCCCTTACAAAATTAGATCTAAGTTCCTGCAATGATCTCAAATGTCTTCCTAGAAATATGCATAATTTGAGGTCACTTGAAAAACTCGGCCTTTTCTTTTGCACAAAACTAAAATCTTTGCCAAGGCTTCCATCAACCGTAAGAGTTATAAAAGCTCTAGGTTGTGATTCTCTAAAATGGTCACTAGCGCTGGTCAAACTGCGTAGCTGGTCACAACCTCTCTGCCAGCGGTGTCCGTATGATAAGAAAAGTATTCCAAGGGAATTTAAAATATTGTTCCATTTCCTACAG ttggtgatgatgatgatgatgatgatgaactTTAAGGATTTTGCTAAGGTAGATGGTTCTGCTCTATTATGGCATCCCATTTGTAATTGTTCAAGTATTATGATTATTTTCATATTCACCTTGTGTAATGCtagaaaaaataagagaaattttcatcataaatttttgaaatgtcAAAAGTAG